The following are encoded in a window of Rhizobium sp. 11515TR genomic DNA:
- a CDS encoding DUF6551 family protein yields the protein MFLKLDSTQVSAPQSLFSPGPVPQLLWIPIEEFVVDDTYQREIGRRGRANIQYIAEHFDWSKFAPVIVAPVEGGLYAIVDGQHRTTAAILRGIEKVPCQVVLADRAQQAAAYAAVNGNITKTTPQQLFHARLAAGHKEAQELAEVCAAAGVEISRRNLILAKMKVGQTQAVGALNRCLRQYGRETLITALQCITETADGNAGFVRATIVEGLCEALHGNPWRDTGESLLRVMDDFSFPDAWGEITDGRDQIFPATVRRLFVERITKHLTMHCVSPHETAAA from the coding sequence ATGTTTCTAAAACTCGATTCAACTCAAGTCAGTGCACCCCAGTCCCTGTTTTCACCTGGCCCCGTACCCCAACTACTTTGGATACCAATTGAAGAGTTCGTCGTAGACGACACTTACCAGAGAGAGATTGGGCGACGAGGCCGCGCCAACATCCAATACATCGCCGAACATTTCGATTGGTCGAAGTTTGCGCCTGTGATTGTCGCTCCCGTGGAAGGCGGTCTTTATGCGATAGTAGATGGCCAGCATCGCACAACCGCAGCAATACTTCGAGGTATCGAAAAAGTCCCTTGTCAGGTTGTTCTAGCCGACCGTGCGCAACAGGCAGCCGCCTATGCTGCGGTGAACGGAAACATCACTAAGACCACACCGCAGCAACTCTTTCATGCTCGCCTCGCTGCGGGGCACAAAGAAGCACAAGAGCTGGCAGAGGTATGCGCCGCAGCAGGGGTGGAAATCTCTCGACGGAATCTCATCCTGGCAAAGATGAAAGTGGGACAGACACAAGCAGTCGGAGCGCTGAACCGTTGCCTGCGACAATATGGGCGTGAAACGCTAATCACAGCTCTTCAGTGCATCACTGAAACTGCAGATGGGAACGCGGGATTTGTCCGAGCTACAATCGTTGAAGGGCTGTGCGAGGCACTGCACGGAAACCCATGGCGCGACACAGGCGAGTCTCTACTTCGCGTAATGGATGACTTTTCATTTCCTGATGCCTGGGGTGAAATCACCGATGGACGTGATCAAATCTTTCCTGCAACGGTTCGCCGATTGTTCGTGGAGAGAATCACCAAACATTTGACTATGCACTGTGTATCGCCTCACGAGACGGCCGCAGCCTAA
- a CDS encoding MDR family MFS transporter, with protein sequence MNTARPNAVPPSAPTAGGPPDRREIRAVILGLMIVLGLGAIDQSIVATALPRIVSDLGGLTHLSWVVSAYVLASTSTMPLYGKLSDQYGRKPMIYAAILIFLLGSVLSGMAQTLMQLIIFRAIQGIGAGGLLPLAQIIIGDIVPPARRGRNQGSIAAVFAICSVIGPIAGGVITDLLSWHWIFYVNLPIGAVALVMIGRALKRPHQARSRRIDYLGAALLTSCTTSFLLVLALGGNEWAWNSPEIFGLSVLAFLLFVFFILHIRREPEPVLPPDLFRNRLFVVACIVLAVTFMGMLGASLFFPLFFQMVMGVSASHSGLLTGPLMIGVVISSMVNGRVLLHRFGRYKPAQLCGLSLATAAFATLAWAAATSHGFWIIEPTVFALGLGLGLVMPTMTIAVQNALPLAHRGVGTATLAFFRSLGGLIGVTGSGAILAYRVQNAGGVLDGMHGSSLTEAGMKQLATAFPEAHVAAIALYRHAIAMTFATGTAIVALALIVLLFLPELPLKTDHREATPRSS encoded by the coding sequence ATGAATACGGCTCGTCCGAATGCTGTCCCACCATCCGCTCCGACGGCAGGCGGCCCGCCCGATCGCCGCGAGATCCGCGCCGTCATCCTAGGCCTGATGATCGTTCTCGGCCTCGGCGCCATAGACCAGAGTATCGTCGCAACGGCGCTGCCACGCATCGTCAGCGATCTTGGAGGCCTGACGCACCTCTCCTGGGTGGTCAGCGCCTATGTACTCGCCTCGACCAGCACCATGCCGCTCTATGGCAAGCTCAGCGACCAATATGGCCGCAAGCCGATGATCTATGCGGCGATCCTCATCTTCCTTCTCGGCTCGGTGCTGAGCGGCATGGCGCAGACGCTGATGCAGCTCATCATCTTCCGAGCGATCCAGGGGATCGGCGCAGGCGGATTGCTGCCGCTGGCGCAGATCATCATCGGCGATATCGTGCCGCCGGCGAGACGTGGGCGCAACCAGGGTTCGATCGCGGCCGTCTTCGCCATCTGCAGCGTCATCGGCCCGATTGCCGGTGGCGTCATCACCGATCTCCTGTCATGGCACTGGATCTTCTACGTCAACCTGCCGATCGGCGCCGTCGCCCTCGTCATGATCGGCCGTGCACTCAAGCGGCCGCATCAGGCGCGCAGCCGCCGCATCGACTATCTCGGCGCGGCTCTGCTGACCAGCTGCACGACCAGCTTCCTGCTGGTGCTGGCCCTCGGCGGCAACGAATGGGCCTGGAACTCACCCGAGATTTTCGGGCTTTCCGTCCTCGCGTTCCTTCTCTTCGTCTTTTTTATCCTGCATATCCGGCGCGAACCGGAGCCGGTGCTGCCGCCCGATCTCTTCCGCAACCGGCTGTTCGTCGTCGCCTGCATCGTGCTCGCTGTGACCTTCATGGGCATGCTAGGAGCAAGCCTCTTCTTTCCGCTGTTCTTTCAGATGGTCATGGGGGTCAGCGCCTCGCATTCCGGCCTGCTCACCGGCCCGCTGATGATCGGCGTGGTCATCTCCTCCATGGTCAACGGGCGCGTGCTGCTGCATCGCTTCGGGCGCTACAAGCCGGCGCAGCTCTGCGGTCTCAGCCTAGCAACGGCTGCCTTCGCGACGCTCGCCTGGGCAGCCGCCACTAGCCATGGCTTCTGGATTATCGAGCCGACGGTCTTTGCGCTCGGCCTCGGTCTTGGCCTCGTCATGCCCACCATGACGATCGCAGTGCAGAATGCCCTACCCCTAGCCCATCGTGGTGTGGGTACGGCGACGCTCGCCTTCTTTCGCTCGCTCGGCGGCCTCATCGGCGTCACCGGCTCGGGGGCCATTCTCGCCTATCGCGTTCAGAATGCCGGCGGCGTCCTCGACGGGATGCATGGTTCCTCATTGACCGAAGCCGGCATGAAGCAGCTCGCCACGGCCTTCCCCGAGGCTCATGTCGCAGCAATAGCACTCTATCGTCACGCGATCGCCATGACCTTTGCAACCGGCACAGCGATTGTAGCCCTGGCGCTGATCGTGCTGTTGTTCCTGCCGGAATTGCCGCTGAAGACGGATCATCGGGAGGCAACACCGCGGTCAAGCTAA
- the yidC gene encoding membrane protein insertase YidC produces the protein MENNRNYFIAIALSVLIVLGWQFFYMNPRLEAQRQAEQAAKQHQQAQQAQTTQPAPAGTAVNGSLPANGQTTSAVLTRDQSVEKTASSRVVIDTPALAGSINLEGARLDDLRLKAYHETVDKSSPIITLFSPADTKDGYFTELGYVGSDATGAVPGPSTVWKLASGDKLTDKTPVTLSYTNDKGITFSRTISVDDRYMFTITDKIANASQAPIALSSYGRVTRYNKPETPSAYVLHEGFIGVIGDDGLIETKYASTEKEATTPAKATGGWLGMTDKYWAATIVPPQSTAYDARFSHFADGTPRYQADYKQDVITVAPGQSIDLKNLVFAGAKEVPVIDRYETSYSIPRFDRLIDWGWFYFITKPMFKLMDFFFRYFGNFGVAILCTTIVVKALFFPLASRQYASMANMKRVQPKMEELKAKFGDDRMALQQATMQLYKEEKINPIAGCWPVLLQIPIFFSLYKVIYITIEMRHAPFFGWIQDLSAPDPTSIVNLFGLLPFAAPTFLHLGVWPLIMGVTMFFQMRMNPTPPDPTQAMIFNWMPLVFMFMLASFPAGLVIYWAWNNTLSVIQQSIIMKRHGVKVELFDNLKGLFKRKPAPSK, from the coding sequence ATGGAAAACAACCGCAATTACTTCATTGCAATTGCACTGTCTGTGCTGATTGTTCTCGGCTGGCAGTTTTTCTACATGAACCCGCGCCTCGAAGCGCAGCGTCAGGCCGAGCAGGCTGCCAAGCAGCACCAGCAGGCGCAGCAGGCCCAGACGACGCAGCCAGCTCCTGCGGGCACTGCGGTCAACGGTTCGCTGCCAGCAAACGGCCAGACGACCTCGGCGGTCCTCACCCGTGACCAGTCGGTCGAAAAGACCGCATCCTCGCGCGTTGTCATCGATACGCCGGCCCTTGCTGGCTCGATCAACCTGGAAGGCGCCCGTCTCGACGATCTCCGTCTCAAGGCCTATCACGAGACTGTCGACAAGAGCAGCCCGATCATCACGCTGTTCAGCCCGGCCGATACCAAGGACGGCTATTTCACCGAACTCGGCTATGTCGGCAGCGACGCGACCGGTGCGGTCCCCGGCCCCTCGACGGTTTGGAAGCTCGCAAGCGGCGACAAGCTGACCGACAAGACACCGGTGACGCTATCCTACACCAATGACAAGGGCATCACCTTCAGCCGCACGATCTCCGTCGACGATCGCTATATGTTCACGATCACTGACAAGATCGCCAACGCCAGCCAGGCGCCGATTGCACTGTCGAGCTATGGCCGCGTCACCCGCTACAACAAGCCCGAGACGCCTTCCGCCTACGTCCTGCATGAAGGTTTCATCGGCGTTATCGGCGATGACGGCCTGATCGAGACCAAGTACGCGTCTACCGAAAAGGAAGCCACGACGCCCGCCAAGGCGACGGGCGGCTGGCTCGGCATGACGGACAAGTACTGGGCCGCGACCATCGTGCCGCCGCAGTCGACCGCTTATGATGCCCGCTTCTCGCACTTCGCGGATGGCACGCCGCGTTACCAGGCAGACTACAAGCAGGATGTGATCACGGTTGCCCCTGGTCAGTCGATCGACCTGAAGAACCTCGTCTTCGCCGGCGCCAAGGAAGTTCCGGTCATCGACCGCTATGAGACCAGCTATTCGATCCCGCGCTTCGATCGCCTGATCGACTGGGGCTGGTTCTATTTCATCACCAAGCCGATGTTCAAGCTGATGGATTTCTTCTTCCGCTACTTCGGCAATTTCGGCGTCGCGATCCTCTGCACCACCATCGTCGTCAAGGCGCTCTTCTTCCCGCTCGCCAGCCGGCAATATGCCTCCATGGCGAACATGAAGCGCGTGCAGCCGAAGATGGAGGAGCTGAAGGCCAAGTTCGGCGACGACCGCATGGCCCTGCAGCAGGCGACCATGCAGCTCTACAAGGAAGAGAAGATCAACCCGATTGCGGGCTGCTGGCCAGTGCTCCTGCAGATCCCGATCTTCTTCTCGCTCTACAAGGTGATCTATATCACCATCGAGATGCGCCACGCGCCGTTCTTCGGCTGGATCCAGGATCTTTCCGCTCCGGATCCGACCTCGATCGTCAACCTGTTCGGCCTGCTGCCCTTTGCGGCTCCGACCTTCCTGCATCTCGGCGTCTGGCCGCTGATCATGGGCGTCACCATGTTCTTCCAGATGCGCATGAACCCGACGCCGCCGGACCCGACCCAGGCGATGATCTTCAACTGGATGCCGCTGGTATTCATGTTCATGCTGGCAAGCTTCCCGGCCGGCCTCGTGATCTACTGGGCCTGGAACAACACGCTCTCGGTCATCCAGCAGTCGATCATCATGAAGCGCCACGGCGTGAAGGTGGAGCTCTTCGACAATCTGAAGGGCCTCTTCAAACGAAAACCGGCACCATCGAAATGA
- the rnpA gene encoding ribonuclease P protein component, which yields MAGKLTNERPKKTVGRLKSRPQFLAVREGEKRRGSFFLIEMLDRKIPDAEPRVGFTVTKKHGNAVERNRMRRRLKEAVRLHAGFAMQPGHDYVVVARREVLTAPFEKLASELVSRIETRPKHRRSEKDRSRKV from the coding sequence ATGGCGGGCAAATTGACGAATGAACGACCCAAAAAGACTGTCGGGCGGCTGAAAAGCCGGCCGCAGTTTCTTGCAGTCCGCGAAGGCGAGAAGCGCAGAGGCAGCTTCTTCCTCATCGAAATGCTGGACCGCAAGATCCCCGACGCCGAACCCCGCGTCGGTTTTACCGTTACCAAAAAACATGGCAACGCGGTGGAGCGCAACCGCATGCGACGCAGGCTGAAAGAAGCCGTGCGGCTTCACGCCGGATTTGCAATGCAGCCCGGACACGACTATGTGGTTGTCGCGCGGCGCGAGGTGCTGACTGCACCTTTCGAAAAACTGGCGAGCGAACTCGTAAGCCGCATCGAAACCAGGCCGAAACACCGGCGGTCGGAAAAGGACCGCTCCAGGAAAGTATGA
- a CDS encoding MarR family winged helix-turn-helix transcriptional regulator — MSKADRHDGVEEAYALAEALRPALHRLHRQLRRESDEAGLSPLHALLLVAIIQQPGIGVAELARLERLRGPTISGHVKAMERDGLIARSEPDPSDRRRNGLVATKKGEEIIRSLKRRRTDWLASELAKLSPQQRDAIRVAIEPLMEIGQ, encoded by the coding sequence ATGAGCAAAGCCGACCGTCATGACGGGGTCGAGGAAGCCTATGCGCTGGCAGAGGCATTGCGTCCTGCCCTTCATCGCCTGCATCGACAATTGCGGCGCGAGAGCGACGAGGCCGGGCTGTCGCCGCTGCACGCCTTGTTACTCGTCGCCATCATTCAACAGCCGGGCATCGGCGTTGCCGAACTAGCGCGATTGGAGAGACTGCGCGGACCGACGATTTCAGGCCATGTGAAGGCGATGGAGCGGGATGGCCTCATTGCCCGTTCGGAACCGGACCCGAGCGACCGCCGCCGCAATGGTCTGGTGGCGACCAAGAAAGGTGAGGAAATCATCCGAAGCCTGAAACGGCGCAGAACCGACTGGCTCGCCTCCGAACTCGCCAAATTGTCGCCGCAGCAACGCGATGCCATTCGCGTCGCAATCGAACCGCTCATGGAGATCGGACAATGA
- a CDS encoding AraC family transcriptional regulator translates to MAPAKFDPSMQNPQLLHHEAAQAMLRLDAMKTATEQSYRRRIARVIEAIMIDPSAPHSIESLAAVAHFSPFHFHRLYRAMTGESVAATIRRVRLAQAAYQLVTNPVSITEAALEAGYDSSQSFARAFRSLTGLSPTEFQMQQQSIAANLPLVTIGDRLHVTIFGLSHEGPAQTIPHTYRRVALKLSERGMVWSDLTRVGIGSGDPEQGEGFRYFAGVVFPEDSIVTEGLERYDVAGGRYACYRLVGPYALISSTFQTLFGSWLPQSGFEPDDRPVIELYLNHPTKVMEHEIATDLLIPIRSARTT, encoded by the coding sequence GCAATTGCTGCACCACGAGGCTGCGCAAGCCATGCTAAGGCTTGACGCCATGAAGACTGCAACGGAACAGAGCTATCGTCGCCGCATCGCAAGGGTCATCGAAGCGATCATGATTGATCCTTCGGCGCCGCATTCCATCGAAAGTCTCGCCGCAGTAGCCCATTTCTCGCCGTTTCACTTTCATCGGCTCTACCGGGCGATGACGGGGGAAAGCGTTGCGGCCACGATCCGGCGTGTGCGGCTTGCTCAGGCGGCATATCAGCTGGTTACAAATCCGGTCTCGATCACGGAGGCGGCGTTGGAGGCCGGCTACGACAGCTCTCAAAGTTTCGCACGCGCCTTTCGCAGCCTGACGGGCCTGAGCCCGACGGAGTTTCAGATGCAGCAGCAGTCGATTGCAGCAAACCTGCCATTGGTCACCATTGGCGATCGGTTGCACGTCACGATATTTGGTTTGTCGCATGAAGGCCCTGCTCAGACGATCCCGCACACCTACCGCCGTGTTGCGCTGAAATTATCGGAGCGAGGAATGGTTTGGAGCGATCTGACGCGGGTCGGCATTGGCTCCGGCGATCCGGAGCAGGGGGAGGGCTTTCGCTATTTTGCCGGCGTGGTGTTTCCGGAAGACAGCATCGTCACGGAAGGGCTTGAGCGATACGATGTGGCAGGAGGCCGTTATGCCTGCTACCGGCTCGTCGGACCTTATGCGCTCATTTCATCGACATTCCAGACGCTGTTCGGCAGCTGGTTGCCGCAGAGTGGCTTCGAGCCAGATGATCGCCCGGTGATAGAGCTCTATCTCAATCATCCGACCAAGGTGATGGAGCATGAAATTGCCACCGATCTACTGATCCCCATTCGCAGCGCCCGCACCACCTAA
- a CDS encoding alpha/beta hydrolase family protein, whose translation MRISKIGFLIVFALASVSAQAAGLASINLPASDDGPALSGFVWSPCATSAGEVQLGPVVLPAVRDCPIAGEKLPLVIVSHGHGGGSLNHHDAAEALADAGFVVVALNHPGDNFSDLTRAGDISIMFQRPADVKRLLDFILGKWSGAAKVDPDRIGFFGFSRGGYTGLVLAGAVPDFRDPTVPCPEPAPICGEIRRNEIPAKPLVRDGRIKALVLADPLSFFTDKKSLKSVDAPIQLWSSEHGGDGVLPENVAALAANLPQKPDFHVVPGSAHFAFLAPCPAALASSQPEICKDQDGFDRISFHKSFDAEVLAFFRRHL comes from the coding sequence ATGCGCATTTCGAAAATTGGATTTCTCATCGTCTTCGCCTTAGCGTCGGTGTCGGCTCAAGCCGCGGGCTTGGCGTCGATCAACTTGCCCGCCAGTGACGATGGCCCCGCCTTGAGCGGCTTCGTCTGGTCGCCCTGTGCGACGTCGGCAGGCGAGGTGCAGCTGGGGCCGGTTGTACTGCCTGCCGTACGTGATTGCCCGATTGCGGGCGAGAAGCTGCCGCTGGTGATCGTGTCGCATGGACATGGCGGCGGCTCCCTCAATCATCACGATGCGGCAGAGGCGCTAGCAGATGCGGGTTTTGTGGTGGTTGCGTTGAATCATCCCGGCGACAATTTCTCCGATCTCACTCGGGCGGGCGATATTTCGATCATGTTCCAGCGACCAGCGGATGTTAAGCGCCTGCTTGACTTCATCCTCGGCAAATGGTCGGGCGCAGCAAAGGTCGATCCCGATCGCATCGGCTTCTTCGGCTTCTCGCGAGGCGGCTATACCGGTCTCGTGCTTGCAGGCGCGGTCCCTGACTTTCGTGATCCTACAGTGCCTTGCCCGGAGCCTGCCCCCATCTGCGGTGAAATTCGCCGCAATGAAATACCGGCCAAGCCGCTCGTCCGCGACGGACGAATAAAGGCGCTCGTGCTTGCCGACCCGTTGAGCTTCTTTACGGACAAGAAGAGCTTGAAGTCCGTCGATGCGCCCATCCAACTCTGGAGTTCCGAGCACGGCGGCGATGGCGTGCTGCCTGAGAATGTCGCCGCATTGGCTGCCAATCTGCCTCAAAAGCCCGATTTCCACGTCGTGCCGGGCTCGGCGCATTTTGCCTTTCTGGCGCCATGTCCAGCTGCCTTGGCCTCATCGCAGCCGGAGATCTGCAAGGATCAGGACGGATTCGACAGGATCTCGTTCCACAAGTCGTTTGATGCTGAGGTGCTGGCCTTCTTCCGTCGGCATCTTTAG
- the rpmH gene encoding 50S ribosomal protein L34, which produces MKRTYQPSKLVRKRRHGFRARMATKGGRAVLSARRNRGRKRLSA; this is translated from the coding sequence ATGAAGCGTACCTACCAACCATCCAAGCTTGTCCGCAAGCGTCGTCACGGCTTCCGTGCGCGCATGGCCACCAAGGGCGGCCGTGCGGTTCTTTCCGCTCGCCGTAACCGCGGCCGCAAGCGTCTTTCGGCCTAA
- a CDS encoding methyl-accepting chemotaxis protein yields MKIRGKINLLVSVMAGAALLIGATALYALHQYDQKLQSYEQTASRAYMGERLNRYVTAVVMEARGIYAAAAAKDSKPFADGLMADLDEIDKVLTSWAPLVPDTQKPEFTKLQARAQEFRVFRTETARLGVTDGPDAAGKQGNNEANRANRKAFQAEIDAIVQTDKAELAKAETEIATFHSTVLWMVLSIMIAGIVAGVGLGAYIGTVHLSRPIRKVTDAIKNVANGQFDIEVPFAGRGDEIGEMAAAVDIFKENGNAVRRMNAEETALRAKSDELQSSMSLVVSAAAAGDFSQRIEKDYGDVNLNRFARNVNELLISVDTGIGEVRRVIASLADGDLTQAMKGEFQGAFAELQQNVNTTLATLKSTMSEVRETTGSINSNTNELRHASDDLSKRTEQQAAALEETSAALDQITSVVQNSTERAREASVMVSEAKDDAARSGTVVRNAIDAMGRIEQASGEISQIIGVIDDIAFQTNLLALNAGVEAARAGEAGKGFAVVAQEVRELAQRSATAAKDIKALIGKSGGEVQIGVKLVQATGEALSSIEARVLKINDHIHSIATAAREQATGLSEVNNAVNQMDEVTQRNAAMVEETSAATHRLAAEADGLVHLVSRFKVDAANVSAPVPARAETHRPAASPARRMIDRVATAFGGGALAPAAAAQGWEEF; encoded by the coding sequence GTGAAAATTCGCGGCAAAATAAATCTGCTTGTATCTGTCATGGCCGGGGCGGCGCTTCTGATTGGCGCCACCGCCCTCTATGCGTTGCACCAATATGACCAGAAATTACAGAGCTACGAGCAGACGGCAAGCCGCGCTTACATGGGCGAGCGCCTGAACCGTTACGTGACTGCGGTGGTCATGGAAGCGCGCGGCATTTATGCCGCTGCCGCGGCAAAGGATTCCAAACCCTTTGCCGATGGCCTGATGGCCGATCTCGACGAAATCGACAAGGTGCTGACGAGCTGGGCGCCTCTGGTGCCGGATACGCAGAAGCCGGAATTCACCAAGCTGCAGGCTCGCGCCCAAGAGTTTCGCGTCTTTCGCACGGAAACGGCCAGGCTCGGCGTGACGGATGGTCCTGACGCCGCCGGCAAGCAGGGCAACAATGAAGCCAACCGCGCCAACCGCAAGGCTTTCCAGGCTGAGATCGATGCGATCGTCCAGACCGACAAGGCGGAGCTTGCGAAGGCGGAGACCGAGATCGCAACCTTCCACAGCACTGTACTCTGGATGGTCCTCTCCATCATGATCGCCGGTATCGTGGCGGGCGTCGGCCTGGGAGCCTATATCGGCACCGTCCATCTGAGCCGCCCGATCCGCAAGGTGACTGATGCGATAAAGAATGTCGCCAACGGCCAGTTCGATATCGAGGTGCCGTTTGCCGGCCGTGGCGACGAAATCGGCGAGATGGCCGCGGCCGTCGACATCTTCAAGGAAAATGGCAATGCCGTGCGCCGCATGAATGCCGAGGAAACGGCCCTGCGCGCAAAAAGCGACGAGCTTCAGTCGAGCATGTCTCTCGTGGTCTCGGCCGCGGCGGCCGGCGATTTCAGCCAGCGCATCGAGAAGGACTACGGTGACGTCAATCTCAACCGCTTCGCGCGCAACGTCAACGAGCTCCTGATCAGCGTCGACACAGGAATCGGCGAGGTCCGCCGCGTTATCGCGAGCCTGGCTGACGGAGATCTGACCCAGGCGATGAAGGGCGAATTCCAGGGCGCCTTTGCCGAACTGCAGCAGAACGTCAATACGACGCTTGCGACGCTGAAGAGCACCATGAGCGAAGTGCGCGAGACCACTGGTTCGATCAACTCCAACACCAACGAGCTTCGCCACGCCAGCGACGACCTCTCCAAGCGCACCGAACAGCAGGCGGCCGCCCTGGAAGAGACCTCGGCGGCGCTCGATCAGATCACCTCCGTCGTGCAGAATTCCACGGAGCGGGCGCGCGAGGCCAGTGTCATGGTCAGCGAAGCCAAGGACGATGCGGCACGCTCCGGCACGGTCGTTCGCAATGCCATCGATGCCATGGGGCGCATCGAGCAGGCCTCGGGCGAGATCAGCCAGATCATCGGTGTGATCGACGATATCGCCTTCCAGACCAATCTCCTGGCATTGAATGCGGGCGTCGAGGCCGCGCGCGCCGGCGAGGCAGGCAAGGGCTTCGCGGTGGTTGCCCAGGAAGTACGCGAGCTTGCCCAGCGCTCCGCGACAGCTGCCAAGGATATCAAGGCCTTGATCGGCAAGTCAGGTGGCGAGGTGCAAATCGGCGTCAAGCTCGTGCAGGCGACCGGCGAGGCGCTGTCGTCCATCGAAGCGCGCGTCCTCAAGATCAACGACCATATCCACTCGATCGCAACGGCGGCGCGCGAGCAGGCAACTGGCCTGTCCGAGGTCAACAACGCCGTGAACCAGATGGACGAAGTTACACAGCGCAACGCCGCCATGGTCGAGGAAACCTCGGCCGCGACCCACCGATTGGCGGCTGAGGCAGATGGCCTTGTCCACCTCGTTTCGCGCTTCAAGGTCGACGCAGCCAACGTTTCCGCTCCCGTTCCAGCGCGCGCCGAGACGCATCGTCCGGCCGCTTCGCCGGCCCGGCGCATGATCGACAGGGTCGCGACTGCATTTGGCGGAGGAGCGCTTGCTCCAGCTGCCGCGGCGCAGGGCTGGGAAGAGTTCTGA
- a CDS encoding sensor histidine kinase, which yields MDSGQDKGAVKDGKVEKSRLSQLCRPTGIFGGLSGKLLILTVVFISLAEVLIFVPSVANMRLRWLEDRLNTAAAAAIVIDGLQPAELPRALQKETLMATGTRAIVLRKDGTSRLLATAEMPASVDEKYDLSDVSQLTAIKDALDTLLFGGNRIIRVFGPVGGDANTGIEVVLKDTRLRNAMLAYSTSVFFVSILISLFTATLIFFAINRMMIRPIRRLTDSMQAYSDDPEDPGRVLVPDKGGDELAVAGRHLASMQSQLQKTLKQQKNLAALGLAVSKINHDMRNILSAAQLMSDRLVDVDDPMVKRFAPKLLRTIDRAVGYTTEVLSFGQTSESAPRRRKIRIFELVEEVRDILAIDPDSGIEFIEQLSPDLEVDADSEQLFRVIHNLCRNAHQALIAFGEAEPDSVRRITVSAHRIGSVVSITVDDSGPGMPQKARENLFTAFRGSARSGGTGLGLAIARELVLAHGGTIALVEKPAAGTQFRIEIPDRPVSLDDYRSRSLQEN from the coding sequence ATGGACAGTGGGCAGGACAAGGGGGCCGTAAAGGACGGCAAGGTCGAGAAAAGCCGCCTGTCCCAGCTTTGCCGTCCCACAGGCATTTTCGGCGGCCTCTCCGGCAAGCTTCTCATTCTCACCGTCGTTTTCATTTCGTTGGCGGAAGTGCTGATCTTCGTGCCGTCGGTCGCCAATATGCGGCTGCGGTGGCTGGAGGATCGGCTGAACACCGCCGCTGCCGCTGCCATCGTCATCGACGGCCTGCAGCCGGCCGAGTTGCCGCGTGCTCTGCAAAAGGAGACGCTGATGGCGACGGGCACGCGGGCCATCGTCCTCCGCAAGGATGGCACGTCGCGCCTGCTGGCAACGGCCGAGATGCCGGCCTCCGTCGATGAAAAATACGATCTCAGCGACGTGTCGCAGCTCACCGCCATCAAGGATGCGCTCGATACGCTGCTGTTTGGCGGCAATCGCATCATCCGCGTGTTCGGTCCCGTCGGCGGCGATGCCAACACCGGTATCGAGGTGGTGCTGAAGGATACACGGCTGCGCAATGCGATGCTTGCCTATTCGACCAGCGTCTTCTTCGTCTCCATCCTCATCTCGCTGTTCACCGCAACGCTGATCTTCTTTGCGATCAACCGCATGATGATTCGTCCCATCCGCCGACTGACCGACAGCATGCAAGCCTATTCCGATGATCCGGAGGATCCCGGCCGCGTTCTCGTTCCCGACAAGGGCGGCGATGAGCTTGCTGTTGCCGGGCGCCATTTGGCCTCGATGCAATCGCAGCTGCAGAAGACGCTGAAGCAGCAGAAAAATCTCGCCGCCCTCGGCCTCGCTGTGTCGAAGATCAACCATGACATGCGCAATATCCTCTCGGCCGCGCAGCTGATGTCGGACCGTCTGGTCGATGTCGATGACCCGATGGTCAAGCGCTTCGCCCCGAAGCTGCTGCGCACCATCGATCGCGCCGTCGGCTATACGACCGAAGTTCTTTCCTTTGGCCAGACCTCCGAATCGGCGCCGCGCCGGCGCAAGATTCGCATATTCGAGCTTGTCGAGGAGGTCCGCGATATTCTGGCGATCGATCCGGATAGCGGCATCGAGTTCATCGAACAGCTCAGCCCGGACCTGGAGGTCGATGCCGACAGCGAGCAGCTGTTCCGCGTCATTCATAATCTCTGCCGCAACGCCCATCAGGCGCTGATCGCTTTCGGCGAGGCGGAGCCTGACAGCGTCAGGAGGATTACGGTTTCGGCGCATCGGATCGGCAGCGTCGTCAGCATCACCGTCGACGATAGCGGGCCGGGCATGCCGCAAAAGGCGCGGGAGAACCTGTTTACGGCCTTCCGCGGTTCCGCCCGCTCCGGCGGCACGGGTCTTGGCCTGGCGATCGCCCGTGAGCTCGTCCTCGCCCATGGCGGCACGATCGCGCTCGTCGAAAAACCCGCAGCCGGCACGCAGTTCCGCATCGAAATTCCCGACCGCCCGGTATCCCTCGATGATTACCGCAGCAGAAGCCTCCAAGAAAATTGA